The Prevotella sp. E2-28 genome includes the window TGCTTTGAGGGCACGCGAGGGTCGCCGCTATAGTCGAGCAGCAGTTCCTCGGCATCGGTCAGGTCCTTGACAATCTGTTCAAACACCTTGTCAATGCTCTGACGCTCAGTGGTTGAACCGCCTTCTTCTGTAAATACGGGCACCTCACCCCACAGCTGAGCCAACTTCAAATAAGCCAGGGCGCGCAAGAACTTTGCCTTACCCACGGCTGCGTTGTAACCGTTCTGCGTCACCTTGTTCAACTTCAGCGAATTGCTGACGGTAGTGATAGCCTCGTTATCTTGAGCGATACCCAGCAACAAGTGGTTGAAAATCTTCACTTGATACCATGTCGTAGGCTCCTGCTCGAAACGACTGTTTAGAGGACCTTCTTTGCTCTCGGCACCCTCAAACGAAATGAGCTTGTTCGAGTTCAACTCAATAATAAACGAGAATGAAGACGAAAGTGGCTGCCAATGACTATACACACCGTTTACGAGCGAGAGTGCCGAGGCGTCATTGTTCACTACGTTTGTCTCGTCTATCTGGTTGCCGCCAGTGTCGTTTGCGTTGTCATCACTGTCACTAGAGCAAGCTGTAAAGCCTGTTGCTGTTGCTACTGCCACGAGGGCTGCGAAAAGTAATTGTTTCTTTTTCATACTGAAAATCTCCTTTTACCTTTAATTATTAATCTTTTATTATGTTAATGTGTCTAACCCATTACTGTGTCTTTAAAACATGTCACTATGTCTTTCCGACGATGCAAAGTTACGGCGGTTTTCTCACTCCCACAATCGCCTTTTCATGGCATTCCGCATACCAAACCATTGGTAATTGCTATTTACAGCGTGACGTTTACACCAAAAGTGAAGGTGCGCGAGGCGGGATAGGCACCACTGTCAGTGCCACTGCTAACCTCAGGATCATAGCCCTTATAGGGAGTGATGGTAAAGAGGTTGGTGGCAGTAGCGTAAAGGCGGATACTCTCAATTCTTACATTTTTTAATTCTTTCATTTTTACATTATATCCGATGGTGAGGTTACGCAACTTCAGGTAGCTGGCATTCTGCACATATCGGCTGTCGATATAATCGAAGGGGCGGACCGTGCTGGCTAGGGGCAGCGTGTTACTTCCGTTCTGGGGCGTCCATGAGTTCTTAACAGTAGCAAGCACATTGTAAGAATCGGTTGTCTGCTCCAGACAACGCTGCAAGGCATTGTAGAGTTTGTTGCCATAGCTGCCGGCGAACGATGCAGAGAGGTCGAAGTTGCCGTAGCGCAACTGCGTAGAGAAACCATAAATAAGGTCGGGCTGGGTGCTACCCAGGATAACGCGGTCATTGCCGTCAATCTTGTTGTCGTTGTTAGTATCGGCAAACTTCAGATCGCCCGGCTGGGGTGTCTGTCCATTGATGGTGGGTAGCTTGGATACATCCTCATTACTCTGCACGATACCTACGAACTGCAAGCCATAGAAAGCTCCGAGAGACTCGCCACGACGCAGTATCTGCTGTTTGTCGGAACCCTGGATGATGTCGTTCGTTGAGCCCATATCGGAAATCTCGTTCTTGTTGTAGGCAGCGTTGGCGCTAACCGACCATTGTAGATTCTTACGTTGAATAAGGTTAGCATTAACAGAGAGTTCCACACCCTTGTTCACCACATTACCCACGTTCTGCAGCTGTGAGGTAACACCACTGGCAAAGCCCATCGGCACCACCAGGAGCAGGTCGCTGGTCTTCTTGTAGTAGGCATCGAAGACGATGTTCACACGGTTCTTCAATAGACCGATGTCGAAGCCGAGGTTATACGACGCAGTAGTCTCCCACTTCAGATTATCGTTCGAGGTGTTCTGCTTGGCATAGCTGCTAGAACCACCGTAGCTACCCGTAGCGTAGGAGGTCGAGAAAGCATAGTCTGGAATCTCCTGATTACCCACCAGACCGCCCGAGAGGCGCACCTTCAGATAGTCAATGGCCTGCACGTCGCGCAAGAACGACTCCTGATCAACATTCCACGACAGACCCAGCGAGGGGAAGTAGCCCCAGCGATGATCCTTTGAGAAACGACTGGAGTTATCTGCACGGAAAGTGGCAGTGGCGTTATAGCGATCAAGTAACGTATAGTTCACACGAGCAATAATCGAATTAAGTGTCGATTCTGAGATACCCGTCTGTGGTGTGTAAATACCGGAACCGTCGCCCAGGTTATACTGCTTCAGCGTCTCGTTGGTGAAATGGTTCGTGCGAATATTGCTGTGCGTAGAAGTTGAGGTCTGACGGGTGTAACCTACGAGGGCATCAATGAAGTGCTGCTCATTGAGGTTTCGGCTATAAGCGGCGGTGTACTCCTGCTGCCATACGTCCGTCTGACGATTACCCGTACCACCAATACCCTGCGTAGCAAGACCCAATGAAGTATAGGCACCCGAGAAATAGTTCTGTGTGAGCTTTTCACTGTTCAGACCAATAGTAGCCTTCAGCGTGAGGTCACCGATACGATAACTTGCCCAGACATTCGAGAGTAGGTAATTGTTGATGTTCTCGGCTACGCTCTCCTGAAGGTCGTAAACAGGATTCGCTGATTGGTCGCCGATAGCGAAGTAGGCATACTCATAGGGATTATTGAAATTATATGAGCCATCCTGATTATATACACTGACAACGGGTGGCATCAACAGAGCATAGACAAAACTATTGGTGATACCAGCAGAATAAGGTGACGAGTTAAACACCTGCTCCTCTGTCGTGGTGAGGCCTTTCTGCTTTGAGCGACCGTAGGTGGCGTTGACGCCAAACTTCAAGTCGTTTTTCAACTCCCACTCCACGTTGGTGTGGAAGTTATAACGCTCGAAACCAGAGTTCAGCAGGATGCCGTCCTGATCAGTATAGTTGGCCGAGAAAGCATAACGACTTTTGTCGGTGCCGCCCATGATGCTCAGCTCATGACTTTGCTGAACGGCCGTGCGCAAGACGGCTTCCTGCCAGTCGGTACCCTTGCCGAGGGCAGCAATCTCAGCGTCGGTATAGCCGCCCTTGTTACTCCAGTAGTCCTTCTGGAACTGTGCCCACTCTGAGGCGTTGAGCAAATCCAACTTCTTGCTGATGCTGCTTGCTCCAATATTATAAGTATAGTTGATACGTGCCTGCTGATCGCCGCGCTGTCCCTTCTTCGTAGTGATAAGAATCACGCCGTTGGCACCACGCGAACCGTAGATGGCTGTAGCCGAAACGTCTTTCAGTACCTCTACACTCTCAATATCGTTAGGATTGATAGTAGCCAGCGGATTCAGACTTCCCTCGATGCCGCCCAAACCCGTAGAGTTATTATTGGCATCCTTGAAATAAATAAAACCATCGATCACATAAAGTGGCTCGTTAGAGGCATTTACCGAGTTACCGCCACGAATACGGATATGGCTGTCGGCACCTGGCTGACCACTACTGGCAGTCACGCTAAGACCTGCCACTTGTCCGCTCAAGGCCCCATCAAGTGTAGGAGCCTGCGATATCTCAAAGATATCAGCCTTCACCTTCGTCACACTACCTGTTAGCTGTGTTCGCTTCTGCGTGCCGTAGCCTACCACCACGACCTCGTTCAAATGATGATCTTCCTCTTTCAGTGACACAACAACATTCTTATCATCGCCCTTCAAACGGATGGTTCTCGGCTCATAGCCCACATAGCTCACCTTCAGTTCCGAGGGAAATGCTGTCACATCGATGCGGAAGTTACCCTCTGCATCCGTTATCACACCCACCTGACTGCGTGCATCATATATCGTTGCACCAATGATAGCCTCACCCGTTCCGGCGTCGGTTACCTTTCCTACAATGGGGGCAGCCGACGCTACAGAACTGGAAACAATGGCTAAAACAAGTAAAATAAATCGTGTTTTCTGAAAACTCTTCATACCCTTATCCTTTTTAAATGTTTTTTCTGGGTGCAAAGGTACGGCAGTTTTCAGCCTCCTGCAATCGCTATTTTGTGGCATTCAGCATACCAAACAAAGGGTATGCAGTTGCAGAAAAACAAAAAAGGCAGCTCAGAAGCTACCTTTTTTATTATTTAGTTGACGGAATCTTGTATGACCAAGCCAGCCAACATAAAGCCGAAGATGGCAGTGATATGAGCCAGTGTGCCGTTGATCTGTGCTTTCGACGAACACCACTCATGGTTCAGCAGTTTAGGGTCACCAGGACCGATCTTGGCTTTGGGACACATGCACTGCTCTGTACCGCAGGTGGCGTTATGCCCTTTATTCTCTAAGAGTTCGTCTGAGAAGATGCACTGGAACTTGCGCTTTGGAAATTTCTTATCGCGCTTGAAACGGTTACGGAGAGCACGAGCCAGAGGGTCGCCAGTGACCTTCCAGAATTCAGCCACGCGAATTTTAGTGGGGTCGAGTTTCAGGGCAGCACCCATCGACGAGAAGAATTGAGGCCCCTTTCCGACACCCCCTGTTGAGGGGATCGAGGTAGCCATGAGGATGAGCAAGGCCTTGTCTTTCAGCGAATCGATAGCATCGATGATATAATCGTAGGTGTCCAATTGAAAACTGTCTGCGGTCTCAGCCGTGAAGATTTGTTGCAAGGCAGTGATTTCTGCAGAGGGGTTAATAGCGAGCAGGCGTTCCTTGAGGGCATCGACCTTCACCTGACCGACGGTTTTCATGGTAGCCATCAGCTGGCGGTTGACGTTGGTGATGCACACACGGTCGGAATCGACAATGGTCAACTTCCTGATGCCTGAACGCACCAAGCTCTCAGCACACCATGAGCCGACGCCACCCACACCAAAGATAATCACGCGTTTCTGAGCGATGCGACTCATCGCCTCATCACCCAATAGTAGTTCCGCCCTACGGAATATTGCCTGTTCTATTGCCATCTTTTGATTTTTGGCTGCAAAGGTAAAACAAATTATTGAGAACAACAAATGATTGATTATCTTTCACCTGCCGAACAACTGATGAAGCATAAAAAAGCGATGCGCCTGCTCAAGAACCTTAAACCGACAACAGTTCCAGCTGACGCATCGCGGATAAAACCGGTTTCTTTTTTCTTACACTTTCTTTGAAACCTTTTCAAAGATGTATCTCTTTGTCAACGACCTCTCCGTTCAGTATCTTAAACGAGTTCAACTTCGGTTCTCCGTTGAGTAGTGATAAGATAGCATAACGGATAGTGGGGTCGTTAGCCAAGCGCAAATCCTCCTGCGATGGTCGTGAGGGCGAGGCTGGATGACTGTGCCAGTTGGCCAGTATCTTCAACCCATGCTCACGGGCATAGCGCAGGGCAGCAAACTGATCCTTTGGCGCAAAAGAGAAGTGCTCTGATGAATGGTCAATGTTCTCCATCCAGTAGTTCTCGGTGACTTCATCACCAATCCCCAGCAGATAGCCACACGACTCATCGGGTGCATCCTTCTCAGCTTGCGCAATCAATTCTTCTATAATGCTCTCAGGAATCTTCATTCTGAAATATAATGTTTAATGTATAATGTTTAATGTTTCAAGTCGCAAGCGGCCTGTTCGTAATCTATTAGATGGTCTATCGTGGGGTTCGAACCACAGATAGCACACGAGTCACGATGCTTCACGGGAACGGTACGGAACTGCATTGTTTTGGCATCAAACGTCAGCAATCGGTTTGTCAGCAACTCCCCTACCCCCGTAAAATACTTCAGCGTCTCAGCAGCCTGAATAGTACCCAGCATACCAGCGATGGCACCCAGCACACCTGCTTGCGAACATGTAGGCACAGCACCTACTGGAGGCGGTTCCTTAAACATACAACGGTAACATGCCGTACCGGGCAAATGTGTAAATGTCTGTCCGTTGAAGCGCAGGATGCCACCATGCGAGAACGGCTTTCCTGCCATCACACACGCATCATTAATCAGGAACTTCACGGGGAAGTTATCGGTTCCGTCCACAATGAAATCGTATTCCTTAATGATATCGAGTGCGTTCGATGAGTCGAGGAACTCATAATACGTATCCACCTTCACGTCGGGGTTAATCGCTTTTATCTTCTCCTCGGCACTCTTTACTTTTGGCACACCTACATCCTTGGTGAAGTGGATGACCTGTCGCTGCAGGTTACTCAGATCTACCACATCCGCATCCACGATACCAATAGTTCCTATACCCGCTGCTGCCAGATAGAGACTCACGGGAGCCCCCAGTCCTCCGGCACCCACTACGAGCACGCGTGCGTTCAATATTTTCTCTTGTCCCTCAACACCCACATCCTGTAGCAGGATATGTCGTGAGTATCGTTGTATCTGTTCTTCTGTAAAATCTATCATAGCGCTCCGCCTCCCATGAAATACAAGAAGTCAACCTTATCACCTTCTTTCAATTGAATCTGCTCCCAGTCCTCACGTTCGGCAAACTCCTCATTTACCTGCACGCTCACCATTTCCGGTTGCAGCACATTGTTTACTTTGATGAGTTCACTCACGTTGAGGGGCAGGCTCACTTCCTGCGCGTCTCCATTTACAAAAATCTTTGCCATATCTGTTTGTCGGTTTAAAATATAAAATTCACAGTGCAAAGGTACGACAAGAAATATGACTACGCAATCGCACAACAGCGGTAAACCGCATACCAAACCATTGGTATTTTACTGTTTAGATACAAAAAAAAGCGCTGCAATCTATTGGATTGCAGCGCATTGCTCTTGCTATGAGCCCTTATTTGGTACTCTTAAAAGTACCCAGACCCGGGGTCGAACCGGGACGGGTTGCCCCACTGGTGTTTGAGACCAGCGCGTCTACCGATTCCGCCATCTGGGCTTCAAAAGCGGGTGCAAAGATACGAAGTTTTTTTTAATTACGCAAAATAATATGAAAAAAAACTTGAAAATTGTTGGTTTTGTCAAAATGTTTTCGTAATTTTACCCCAAAATTTACGGACTATTAATCTGATATATGAACTATTCAAACAAAAACTACTGTATCATACTAGCCGGTGGACGTGGAAAAAGGCTATGGCCTTCCAGCAGAATGGAGCGCCCAAAGCAATTTATAGACTTCTTTGGAACGGGGCGCACACAGCTTCAGGCAACATTCGACCGTATGGCTTCTATCATTCCTCAAGAGAACATATTTGTATGTACGTGTAAGGATTACGAGCACCTGGTGCGTGAACAACTACCCGAGTTACCCACCCATCACCTCCTCTCAGAGCCTGTGACCCGTAACACCGCCCCTGCTGTTGCCTGGGCTGGTGTATGTATCCATCGTGAATGTGCGGATGCCCGCATAGTGATATTACCCTCAGATCAGATTATCTTTAATGAAAAGGCATTTCTGAAGAATGTACTCGATGGTCTGACGTTTGTATCGGAAAACGATATCATGCTGACAATGGGTATCAAACCCTCGCGTCCTGAGCCTGGCTATGGTTATATCCAGATGGGAGAACCGACCCCATTCCAGGGAATCAGCAAAGTACAGTCGTTTACTGAGAAACCTGAACGCGACTTCGCGCGTGTATTTATGGAAAGTGGTGAGTTCCTTTGGAACACGGGTATGTTCCTTTGTAATGTACTCTACCTGCGCCAGTTTTTGATTGACACGATTAAGGATATGCCCTATCGCATGGCCGATTTGCTGGATATGGAACCCGAGGAGAAGCGCACATTATATGTCAACGAGTATTTTCCTGCCTATCCTAACCTGTCAATGGACAAGGCCGCTTTGGAGCTGTCGGATAATGTCTATGTGATGCAATGCGACTTTGGTTGGGCCGACTTAGGCACCTGGCATGCCATTTATGAATGTATGCAGAAACAGGATGATGACAATGTGATTATCGATTCTGAGGTGATGATGGATGACTGCAAGGGAAATATCATCAAACTACCTAAGGGTCACATCGGTATTATCAACGGACTGGAAGGCTACATCGTGGCTGAAGAAGGCGACGTCCTCTTAATATGCAAAAAGAGCGACTCATCGTCGCTCATTCGCAAGTATGTCAACGAAGCTGGCATACGTTATGGTGAAAAGTATATTTAGCCCTTGAAGGCTGCAAATATCTTATCTGCTATCTGCTGCATTTCCTCTGCTGGGAGATGCAGCTTTTCTTTGCGAAAGTCCACATCGCCCTCGCTGTTCATGGGAATCAGATGGATATGAGCGTGGGGCACTTCCAAGCCCAGCACTACCTGAGCCACCTTCTTACAAGGGAATGCCTTCTTCAGAGCTACGGCCACCTGCTTGGCAAAAACCTCAAACTCAGCCAGCTCCTCATCATCCATGTCGAAGATATAATCTACCTCACGACGGGGAATCACTAGCGTGTGACCTTTTGCCACGGGGTTGATATCAAGGAAAGCATAGAACTTCTCGTTCTCTGCGCATTTGTAGCTGGGAATCTCACCAGCAGCAATCTTACTGAAAATATCCATAGCCGTAACCGTTAGCCTACACTGATTTTCTCAATTCTCAGCTTGATGACGCCACGTGGAATTGTTACTTCCACCTCGTCACCTACCTTATGGTTCAGCAGTCCCTGAGCAATAGGTGTCTGGATTGAAATCTTACCCTCGCGCAGGTTGGCCTCGCTCTCGCTCACAATGGTATAGGTCATGCGAGCCTTGTTAGCCAGGTTCGTCATCTCCACCTTCGACAGGATCTGCACAGAATCCGTGCTCAGGCGTGATGTATCTACAATCTTTGCCTCAGTAATCTGCTGCTTCAGCTGGTTGATTTTCGACTCCAGGTGTGCCTGTGCCTCCTTGGCAGCCTCATATTCACTATTCTCACTCAGGTCGCCCTTATCGCGTGCTTCTGCGATAGCAGCCGATGCCTTCGGACGTTCAACGCCTTCTAAACGTTTCAGTTCAGCTATGAGTTTATCATAGCCTTCTTGCGACATATAAGCCATAATCTTCTATTATTTTTTTTTTTATATTATCTTAGGTACTTTTTGTCAGCGAAAAAAAGAAAAGAATCCCGACTGTTCTCTCAGCTCGGAATCCTCAATATCTCCTTTTGTCACTTTCCGCTGCAAAGTTAAGCCTTTTTTTCGAATCAACCAAATTTTTTTGGAAAATTCGTTCTCATGAAGAGACAGCAGTCGGGTGCCAAGACTCAATATTTCGTCCTTAATTTTTGCCCATCTCGAAAACTATTCGTACCTTTGCACCCGAATATCGTAAGATGTCCTGATATAATCAGGAGCCTTACAAGGCGATAAAGGATGAACGAAGATTTTGACATACGTGAAGAGCGCTTTGCCGGTGGTGGCGAGAAGGACTTTGAGAATGCCCTTCGCCCTTTGAGCTTTGGCGACTTCAGCGGACAGCAGAAGATTGTTGAGAATCTGCAGGTGTTCGTTGAAGCAGCCAAGTATCGTGGCGAGCCCCTTGACCACACCCTGCTGCACGGTCCTCCAGGACTGGGTAAGACCACGCTGAGCAATATCATTGCCAACGAACTGGGCGTGGGCTTTAAGATTACCAGTGGTCCTGTGCTCGACAAGCCTGGCGATTTGGCTGGTATCCTCACCTCCCTGGAGCCACGTGATGTCTTGTTTATCGACGAGATTCATCGCCTCTCGCCTGTTGTAGAGGAATATCTCTACAGTGCGATGGAGGATTATCGCATTGATATCATGATAGACAAAGGCCCCTCGGCCCGTTCTATCCAGATAGACCTGAACCCCTTTACTTTGGTGGGTGCCACTACCCGCAGCGGATTGCTGACGGCCCCTTTGCGTGCCCGTTTCGGCATCAACATGCACTTGGAGTATTACGACCCACAGACGCTGAGCCGTATCATTGAGCGCTCAGCCGACATCCTAGGTGTACCCATCACTGAGGATGCCGCCCTCGAAATTGCAGGCCGCAGCCGTGGTACGCCCCGTATTGCCAATGCCCTGTTGCGCCGTGTGCGTGACTTTGCTCAGGTACGTGGCAACGGTGCCATTGACACGAAGATTACCAGAATAGCCCTCACGGCTCTGAATATCGATAAATATGGTCTTGACGAGATAGACAATAAGATACTGCTGACTATCATCGACAAGTTCAAGGGTGGTCCTGTGGGTATCACTACTATTGCTACGGCTATTGGCGAGGATGCCGGTACCGTAGAGGAAGTTTACGAGCCTTTCCTCATCATGGAAGGCTTCATCAAGCGTACGCCGCGTGGTCGTATGGTCACTGAGTTGGCCTATAAGCACTTCGGGCGTGATCCTTACTCTGGTTCCATCATGCAGCCCAGTCTGTTTGACAGCTGACGAACCAGAAAATTCTATATCAAACTAAACTGACCAACACGTAAAGACCATACTAACACATTTACTGCTAAGGCTATAACTTATGAATGAATTATGCAAGGTTTGTTTAATATTTACAGAAAGAACCTGTCTTTACGACTCAGCCTGAGAGTGGTTGCAGCCATGAATATCCTACTCATGGTGACACTATTCGCCATGTTCTTCTATTCCCGCAAGGTGATTAAGGAAGATACTTTGCAAAGGGCATCACAGACGCTGGAAGGAGCCATGACGAAGATTGACAACATTCTGCTGAGCGTGGAAGAGACAACGGGCAATATGTATTTCGATATGCTGCCCCATTTGAATAATCCTGATGCGATGTATGAATACAGCCGCAGGATTGTGGAAACCTGTCCCTATATCACGGGGTGTGCCATTGCTTTCAAGCCCGGATTCTATGAAGGACGTGAATCATTCATGGCCTATTACCATCGCAGGAGCGATGCTTCTGATGCCCCGACCGACTCACTGATAGTGCGCGAAGAGACCTTTGGCAATAAGCCATATTACGAACAGGTATGGTTCACTAAACCTATAGAGACTTATAATGCTATGTGGCTGAATCCTCTGGAAGGCATGGAGGACATTGACATTGAGCCGATCACCTCTTACAGTCTGCCCATACCTGATGGCAATGGCAAGCCTATAGGCGTTATCAGCGTCGATGTGTCTCTCAGTCTGATATCTGATATTGTGGCTACGACGAAGACCTCGCCCGATTCCTATTGTGCCCTGCTGGATAGCGATGGTACATTTATTGTTCACCCCACAGGCAAGCATCTCAGGCAGCCCACTGCCTATGGCCTGCCTGATGACATGTTGAAGAATATACTGGGCACCGTGATGTCGGGTGAAACGAGCTATGCACCTTTCAATATTGCAGGAAAGGACTTTTATATCTTCTACAAGCCCTTCCAACGGGCACTTATACCCATGCGCCCCGTGGATAAGTCAACCTGGACCATTGCCGTGGCCATGTCAAAGGAAAGCATCTTCGGGGAATACAACCGATTATTCAATTATGTAGTCATCAACGGTCTGGGCGGTATGCT containing:
- a CDS encoding mannose-1-phosphate guanylyltransferase, whose protein sequence is MNYSNKNYCIILAGGRGKRLWPSSRMERPKQFIDFFGTGRTQLQATFDRMASIIPQENIFVCTCKDYEHLVREQLPELPTHHLLSEPVTRNTAPAVAWAGVCIHRECADARIVILPSDQIIFNEKAFLKNVLDGLTFVSENDIMLTMGIKPSRPEPGYGYIQMGEPTPFQGISKVQSFTEKPERDFARVFMESGEFLWNTGMFLCNVLYLRQFLIDTIKDMPYRMADLLDMEPEEKRTLYVNEYFPAYPNLSMDKAALELSDNVYVMQCDFGWADLGTWHAIYECMQKQDDDNVIIDSEVMMDDCKGNIIKLPKGHIGIINGLEGYIVAEEGDVLLICKKSDSSSLIRKYVNEAGIRYGEKYI
- a CDS encoding ThiF family adenylyltransferase, with the translated sequence MAIEQAIFRRAELLLGDEAMSRIAQKRVIIFGVGGVGSWCAESLVRSGIRKLTIVDSDRVCITNVNRQLMATMKTVGQVKVDALKERLLAINPSAEITALQQIFTAETADSFQLDTYDYIIDAIDSLKDKALLILMATSIPSTGGVGKGPQFFSSMGAALKLDPTKIRVAEFWKVTGDPLARALRNRFKRDKKFPKRKFQCIFSDELLENKGHNATCGTEQCMCPKAKIGPGDPKLLNHEWCSSKAQINGTLAHITAIFGFMLAGLVIQDSVN
- a CDS encoding cache domain-containing protein, with the protein product MNILLMVTLFAMFFYSRKVIKEDTLQRASQTLEGAMTKIDNILLSVEETTGNMYFDMLPHLNNPDAMYEYSRRIVETCPYITGCAIAFKPGFYEGRESFMAYYHRRSDASDAPTDSLIVREETFGNKPYYEQVWFTKPIETYNAMWLNPLEGMEDIDIEPITSYSLPIPDGNGKPIGVISVDVSLSLISDIVATTKTSPDSYCALLDSDGTFIVHPTGKHLRQPTAYGLPDDMLKNILGTVMSGETSYAPFNIAGKDFYIFYKPFQRALIPMRPVDKSTWTIAVAMSKESIFGEYNRLFNYVVINGLGGMLLFLIVCWIILYLRLRPLKMLTGKAERIAEGHYREPIPKTWNRDEIGSLQRNFIRMRRALVAQIDELEQLTAANKQRSEELNTAYKQAQKADQMKTVFLHRMTNQMVAPALAIDNDVTALRANDAEAQKRDTAQLVDNIQKNGTTITRVLNQLLNQSEEEIRKEVEHD
- a CDS encoding HIT family protein, which translates into the protein MDIFSKIAAGEIPSYKCAENEKFYAFLDINPVAKGHTLVIPRREVDYIFDMDDEELAEFEVFAKQVAVALKKAFPCKKVAQVVLGLEVPHAHIHLIPMNSEGDVDFRKEKLHLPAEEMQQIADKIFAAFKG
- the greA gene encoding transcription elongation factor GreA, translated to MAYMSQEGYDKLIAELKRLEGVERPKASAAIAEARDKGDLSENSEYEAAKEAQAHLESKINQLKQQITEAKIVDTSRLSTDSVQILSKVEMTNLANKARMTYTIVSESEANLREGKISIQTPIAQGLLNHKVGDEVEVTIPRGVIKLRIEKISVG
- the thiS gene encoding sulfur carrier protein ThiS, producing the protein MAKIFVNGDAQEVSLPLNVSELIKVNNVLQPEMVSVQVNEEFAEREDWEQIQLKEGDKVDFLYFMGGGAL
- a CDS encoding ThiF family adenylyltransferase; translated protein: MDFTEEQIQRYSRHILLQDVGVEGQEKILNARVLVVGAGGLGAPVSLYLAAAGIGTIGIVDADVVDLSNLQRQVIHFTKDVGVPKVKSAEEKIKAINPDVKVDTYYEFLDSSNALDIIKEYDFIVDGTDNFPVKFLINDACVMAGKPFSHGGILRFNGQTFTHLPGTACYRCMFKEPPPVGAVPTCSQAGVLGAIAGMLGTIQAAETLKYFTGVGELLTNRLLTFDAKTMQFRTVPVKHRDSCAICGSNPTIDHLIDYEQAACDLKH
- a CDS encoding Mov34/MPN/PAD-1 family protein produces the protein MKIPESIIEELIAQAEKDAPDESCGYLLGIGDEVTENYWMENIDHSSEHFSFAPKDQFAALRYAREHGLKILANWHSHPASPSRPSQEDLRLANDPTIRYAILSLLNGEPKLNSFKILNGEVVDKEIHL
- the ruvB gene encoding Holliday junction branch migration DNA helicase RuvB: MNEDFDIREERFAGGGEKDFENALRPLSFGDFSGQQKIVENLQVFVEAAKYRGEPLDHTLLHGPPGLGKTTLSNIIANELGVGFKITSGPVLDKPGDLAGILTSLEPRDVLFIDEIHRLSPVVEEYLYSAMEDYRIDIMIDKGPSARSIQIDLNPFTLVGATTRSGLLTAPLRARFGINMHLEYYDPQTLSRIIERSADILGVPITEDAALEIAGRSRGTPRIANALLRRVRDFAQVRGNGAIDTKITRIALTALNIDKYGLDEIDNKILLTIIDKFKGGPVGITTIATAIGEDAGTVEEVYEPFLIMEGFIKRTPRGRMVTELAYKHFGRDPYSGSIMQPSLFDS
- a CDS encoding TonB-dependent receptor, coding for MKSFQKTRFILLVLAIVSSSVASAAPIVGKVTDAGTGEAIIGATIYDARSQVGVITDAEGNFRIDVTAFPSELKVSYVGYEPRTIRLKGDDKNVVVSLKEEDHHLNEVVVVGYGTQKRTQLTGSVTKVKADIFEISQAPTLDGALSGQVAGLSVTASSGQPGADSHIRIRGGNSVNASNEPLYVIDGFIYFKDANNNSTGLGGIEGSLNPLATINPNDIESVEVLKDVSATAIYGSRGANGVILITTKKGQRGDQQARINYTYNIGASSISKKLDLLNASEWAQFQKDYWSNKGGYTDAEIAALGKGTDWQEAVLRTAVQQSHELSIMGGTDKSRYAFSANYTDQDGILLNSGFERYNFHTNVEWELKNDLKFGVNATYGRSKQKGLTTTEEQVFNSSPYSAGITNSFVYALLMPPVVSVYNQDGSYNFNNPYEYAYFAIGDQSANPVYDLQESVAENINNYLLSNVWASYRIGDLTLKATIGLNSEKLTQNYFSGAYTSLGLATQGIGGTGNRQTDVWQQEYTAAYSRNLNEQHFIDALVGYTRQTSTSTHSNIRTNHFTNETLKQYNLGDGSGIYTPQTGISESTLNSIIARVNYTLLDRYNATATFRADNSSRFSKDHRWGYFPSLGLSWNVDQESFLRDVQAIDYLKVRLSGGLVGNQEIPDYAFSTSYATGSYGGSSSYAKQNTSNDNLKWETTASYNLGFDIGLLKNRVNIVFDAYYKKTSDLLLVVPMGFASGVTSQLQNVGNVVNKGVELSVNANLIQRKNLQWSVSANAAYNKNEISDMGSTNDIIQGSDKQQILRRGESLGAFYGLQFVGIVQSNEDVSKLPTINGQTPQPGDLKFADTNNDNKIDGNDRVILGSTQPDLIYGFSTQLRYGNFDLSASFAGSYGNKLYNALQRCLEQTTDSYNVLATVKNSWTPQNGSNTLPLASTVRPFDYIDSRYVQNASYLKLRNLTIGYNVKMKELKNVRIESIRLYATATNLFTITPYKGYDPEVSSGTDSGAYPASRTFTFGVNVTL